A genomic segment from Malus domestica chromosome 05, GDT2T_hap1 encodes:
- the LOC139196146 gene encoding uncharacterized mitochondrial protein AtMg00810-like has product MGPLSYFLGLHVQYNSDGSLFIHQSKYAKDMLKKAGMENCKPTSTPSKPHTQLLADEGSLMSDPSHYRSIDGALEYLTFTRPDPAHSVNMVCQYMTQPTDGHYYLVKRILRYEGTIDHGLHYIKSSDFQIVAYSDSDWAAYINTRRSIS; this is encoded by the coding sequence ATGGGACCACTCTCTTATTTCTTGGGGCTGCATGTACAATACAATAGTGATGGTTCTTTGTTCATACATCAATCTAAATATGCCAAGGATATGTTAAAGAAAGCTGGAATGGAAAATTGCAAGCCAACTTCAACTCCTTCCAAACCTCATACTCAGTTACTTGCAGATGAAGGCAGTTTGATGTCTGATCCAAGTCATTATAGGAGCATTGATGGTGCTCTCGAGTACCTTACTTTTACTAGACCTGATCCTGCACACTCTGTCAACATGGTATGTCAATATATGACTCAACCCACAGATGGTCATTATTATCTAGTGAAAAGAATACTCAGATATGAGGGGACTATTGATCATGGCCTACACTATATAAAGAGCTCCGATTTTCAGATTGTTGCATATTCAGACTCTGATTGGGCTGCATATATCAATACCAGAAGATCTATATCATGA